In Neofelis nebulosa isolate mNeoNeb1 chromosome 7, mNeoNeb1.pri, whole genome shotgun sequence, the following proteins share a genomic window:
- the C7H14orf28 gene encoding uncharacterized protein C14orf28 homolog produces MKTLFEEIKASIKNNYNQDRSFWRPVLPWGGVFTIKAGRKAVSCTPLYVEIRLKNTCTIDGFLMLLYVILNENENFPRELSLHLGREFVDCFLYLMDTYSFTTVKLLWIWDKMEKQQYKSEVHKASLIIDLFGNEHDNFTKNLENLMSTIQESYCSNWRCPTRVQEDQQRTININPPQEIPHGNLIRLAVDELFCSRIELCEESGCGGLREFSQRVFCHGAPPFVVLNMQHWKSEDLAYVPYYLDLSDHKYLLEGATLFNKEEHHYSAAFQIDGHWMHYDGLRNVNLILLNKPPEFLLLSSLVYIRATEK; encoded by the exons ATGAAGACACTGTTTGAAGAGATCAAAGcatcaattaaaaataactataaccaAGATCGCTCATTTTGGAGGCCTGTTCTTCCTTGGGGAGGTGTTTTTACTATCAAAGCTGGCCGCAAAGCAGTATCCTGTACGCCACTTTATGTTGAAATAAGACTGAAAAATACCTGCACCATAGATGGATTCTTGATGTTACTATATGTCAttcttaatgaaaatgaaaatttccccAGGGAGCTCTCTCTTCATTTAGGTAGAGAGTTTGTAGACTGTTTCCTTTACTTAATGGACACCTACAGTTTCACAACTGTGAAGCTACTTTGGATTTGGGACAAGATGGAAAAACAGCAATACAAATCTGAAGTTCATAAAGCTTCATTAATAATTGATTTATTTGGTAATGAGCATGATAATTTtacaaaaaatcttgaaaatctcATGTCTACCATACAAGAGAGTTACTGTTCCAACTGGCGATGCCCAACTCGAGTACAGGAAGATCAGCAACGCACAATTAATATAAA TCCTCCCCAAGAAATTCCTCATGGAAACTTGATACGACTGGCTGTGGATGAGTTATTCTGTTCCAGGATTGAACTGTGTGAAGAGAGTGG ATGTGGTGGCTTAAGAGAATTTTCCCAGCGAGTTTTCTGCCATGGGGCACCCCCTTTTGTTGTCTTAAATATGCAGCATTGGAAATCTGAAGATCTAGCATATGTACCATATTACTTGGATTTATCTGATCACAA GTATTTGTTGGAAGGTGCCACATTATTTAACAAAGAGGAACATCATTATTCTGCAGCTTTCCAGATTGATGGACATTGGATGCACTATGATGGCCTCAGAAAtgtgaatttaattttgttaaataaaccCCCAGAGTTTCTCCTCTTGTCATCATTGGTTTATATTCGagcaacagagaaataa